From a region of the Corallococcus silvisoli genome:
- a CDS encoding polysaccharide lyase, whose protein sequence is MKALHLWLAMCLLPSLAAAEIVWRGDFETGNRSQYSSEQMVSSDRLQVVTSPVAEGKYALKATVKQGDDPINSSGNRNELVYLSRDKVGSEYWYRWKVMFANDFPSVDSWQLFTQWHHDGCCGSPPVEFFVKGELIRLNVNESGTVWSAALKRGVWQEFIFHVKWSPDAAVGFVELWHNGVQVLTKRKAMTMFAGQNNYLKLGLYRDDTIKPVGVVYHDGFIQATSREDVFPVVKPDPVVDAGTPAVDAGTPAVDAGTPPVDPVVDAGTPPVDPVVDAGTPVEPVADAGTPVEPVADAGVADAGMDLGTGTGVKPSPLDEGDVDFRGGCSASGGSLAAFSLLGLLGLMQARRRRRS, encoded by the coding sequence TTGAAAGCACTGCACCTGTGGCTTGCGATGTGTCTGCTCCCGAGCCTCGCAGCGGCGGAAATCGTCTGGCGTGGGGACTTCGAGACAGGGAATCGCTCGCAATACAGCTCGGAGCAGATGGTGAGTTCGGACCGGCTCCAGGTGGTGACGAGCCCGGTGGCGGAGGGCAAGTACGCGCTGAAGGCGACGGTGAAGCAGGGGGATGACCCCATCAACTCCAGCGGCAACCGCAACGAGCTGGTCTACCTGAGCCGCGACAAGGTGGGGTCGGAGTACTGGTATCGCTGGAAGGTGATGTTCGCGAACGACTTCCCCAGCGTGGACTCGTGGCAGCTCTTCACGCAGTGGCACCACGACGGGTGCTGTGGCTCGCCGCCGGTGGAGTTCTTCGTCAAGGGCGAGCTCATCCGGCTGAACGTGAACGAGAGCGGCACGGTGTGGAGCGCGGCGCTCAAGCGCGGCGTGTGGCAGGAGTTCATCTTCCACGTGAAGTGGTCGCCGGACGCGGCGGTGGGCTTCGTGGAGCTGTGGCACAACGGCGTGCAGGTGCTGACGAAGCGCAAGGCGATGACGATGTTCGCCGGTCAGAACAACTACCTGAAGCTGGGCCTGTACCGGGACGACACCATCAAGCCGGTCGGCGTCGTCTACCACGACGGGTTCATCCAGGCGACGAGCCGCGAGGACGTGTTTCCGGTGGTGAAGCCGGATCCGGTGGTGGACGCGGGCACGCCCGCGGTGGACGCGGGCACGCCCGCGGTGGACGCGGGCACGCCTCCGGTGGATCCGGTCGTGGACGCGGGGACGCCGCCCGTGGACCCGGTGGTGGACGCGGGTACGCCCGTGGAGCCGGTGGCGGACGCGGGTACGCCCGTGGAGCCGGTGGCGGATGCGGGCGTGGCGGATGCAGGCATGGACCTGGGGACGGGCACGGGCGTGAAGCCGTCGCCGCTGGACGAGGGCGACGTGGACTTCCGCGGCGGGTGCTCCGCGAGCGGCGGGTCGCTGGCCGCGTTCTCGCTGCTGGGGCTCCTGGGGCTGATGCAGGCCCGCCGCCGCCGCCGGAGCTGA